The Candidatus Methylomirabilota bacterium sequence TGGCCGCCGTGGACGGTACAACGCTACCTCGGCCAGCGTGTAGGACCAATCAGTTCGCGCCAGGAGCGCGACCAGCTGCTGGCCAGCGCCGAGATCATCCTCGGGGGCTTTCCGTTTCCGCTGGATCTCCGGGCCCGGGCGCCGCGCCTGCGCTGGTGCCACCAACTCCCAGCCGGGGCGAGCAACCTGTTACGCGGGGATCTCTGGGGCAGCGATGTCATCGCCACCACCTCGCGCGGCTATGGCAATACCCGCCCCATGGCTGAGTATGTCCTGGCCAGCCTCCTCCACTTCGCCAGGGGGCTCCACCATGCATCTCGCGATCGGCAGCGGCATCGTTTCGACCATCGCACCTATCGTCCCCTGCTGCTGCAGGGGAAGACGGTGTGCGTCGTGGGCGCCGGTGGCATCGGCCAGGAGGTGGGGCGGTTGTGCGCCAGTGCCGGCATGCGGGTGACCGGCACGCGGCGCCGGGTGGCGCCCGATACCGTACTGCCAGCCGGATTCAGCCGCCTGGAAAGCCCCGAGCGTCTCTATGCTCTCCTCGAGGAGAGCGACGGCGTGGTGGTCTGTTGTCAGTGGACACCGGAGACGACCAAGCTGATCGGTCGGGAGGCCTTTGCCGCCATGAAGCCAGGCGCTATCCTGGTGAACGTCGCGCGGGGTGAAATCATCGACGAAGAGGCGTTGATCGCTGCCCTCGCGGCGGGAAAGCTGCGGGGGGCGGCCCTGGACGTCTATGTGGGTGAGTTTGAACATGAACCCGATCGTCGCCTCTGGGACGATGAGCGCGTCCTCATCACCCCGCATATCTCTGGCGGCAGTGACATGCGTCAGCATCGGGGGATCAACCTCTTCTGCGACAATGTGCGCGCCTATCTGGACGGGCGGCCCCTGACCAATGTCGTCGATTGGGCAGATGGTTATTGAGCTACGGCCGGCGCGACGCAATTCTCCGACGACGGGCGGCCCAACAGCGTCGGACACAGGTCCGGCGCGTTCGATATAATTGGTCCGTGACCATGCAGCACACCCAGGGCGAGGTGCCCAGCGAACTATCGGTCCCGCACAGCCCCGACCGATTCAACCAGGCGCTGGGCACCGAGCTCGAGGCCTGAAGGAGACCGACCATGGCTGACACGATTCAACGCGTCGAGTACTTCTACGCGCAGGTGCCCAACAAGGCGGGCGAGGGCAGCCGTTTTCTGACGGCGCTCCAGGAGGCCGGGATCAATCTCCTCGCCTTCTCTGGTTTCCCCGAAGGGCGCGGCTCCCAGCTCGACTTCGTTCCCGCCGATCCGGCCGCGTTCAAGCAGTTCGCGCGGACGGCCAAGTGGAAGCTCACGGGCCCCAAGCGCGCCATCCTGGTGAGTGGCGAGGAGCGCGTGGGTGCGGTGGCCGAGCTGCACAGGAAGCTCGCCGAGGCGAAGATCAACGTGACGGCCATCGACGCCGTTTGCGCGGGCGCCGGCCGCTACGGGGCCATCCTGTGGGTGGCCCCGCGCGACGTGAGCAAGGCCGCCAAGCTCCTCGGCTCCGCGTAGAGCTGATGGGCGACTGAGAGCGGGCGCGCGTCCTTCCTATCCAGGGCGCACAGGTTGTCCATGAGCTCGGCCCAAAACCTTCAACAGCAGGAGTGAACCATGGCTCAGGACAGCACGCGCCGTTTGCTCAAGGTGTTTGGGATCGCCGTCACGAACCTGGAGGACGCGCTCGAGGCCGCCCTCGCCGAGGGCGCGAAGAAGGCCGAGGCGGAGTTGAGAGAGCGGATGAAGGAAGTGATCGCGCTCGTCGAGCGGCTGTCCGAGCGGGCGGCGAAGCTCTAGCGCCGCCCCCGCTCGTGATGGAGTCTCGATGATGCCGGGGCCGTTCAGGGACGCGTCAGGCGTCGCCCTCACACTGCCGTGCACGACCCCGGTGTCGTGCGCGCGATCCTCGCCCACCTTGGGCTGGCGCCGGCCCCAGACCCCTCCGCGATCCCGCCTCGCCCGGCGATCACCGTGGTGCGCTATCACGGCGTCCTCGCCCCGCAGGCGCGCTGGCGCTCACAGGTCGTCCGCGACGGCCGCGCGGCCCCTGACGCCACCGCGTGCTCGCTCGCGGCCACTCCCCCCGCCGCCGGTACCCCGGACCCGTGGACCTGGGCCGCCCTGATGCGCCGCGTATTCGATCTCGCTGTCCTCGCCTGTCCCCGCTGTGGGGGCCACCTGCGCGTCATCGCCACCGTGCAGGATCCCCTCGCCAGGCAGGGCATCCTCGCCCACCGGGCCCGCTCCGGCGCCCCCGCGCCGCCCGGCCCCGCCCCACCCGCGCCCGCCGCCCTCACGGAGCCCGCCGCTCAGTCCTTCTCTCAAGGCTGCCCCTGCCACCCGGCGGCGCCCCCCCGGCCCCGCAGCCGCACCCCTCCGCCCGTGTGTTGACCGCGCGCCCGTGGCGGCGCAGGACGGCCCGGGTCAGAGGGCGGTCGCGGTGCGGATGCTCGCCTTCGCCCCAGTGACGCGCGCAATGCCGGGTGTCAGGCTGGGGCCCGCAGGGCAGGCCGCATGTCGCCCACCCCCATCGCGCGGCGCGGGAACCGAGGGAACAGCGTGTGTCCCTCCTATGCGCACGCCCCGGCCCAGTATCAGCGCGTC is a genomic window containing:
- a CDS encoding D-2-hydroxyacid dehydrogenase; this translates as WPPWTVQRYLGQRVGPISSRQERDQLLASAEIILGGFPFPLDLRARAPRLRWCHQLPAGASNLLRGDLWGSDVIATTSRGYGNTRPMAEYVLASLLHFARGLHHASRDRQRHRFDHRTYRPLLLQGKTVCVVGAGGIGQEVGRLCASAGMRVTGTRRRVAPDTVLPAGFSRLESPERLYALLEESDGVVVCCQWTPETTKLIGREAFAAMKPGAILVNVARGEIIDEEALIAALAAGKLRGAALDVYVGEFEHEPDRRLWDDERVLITPHISGGSDMRQHRGINLFCDNVRAYLDGRPLTNVVDWADGY